Proteins encoded within one genomic window of Hirundo rustica isolate bHirRus1 unplaced genomic scaffold, bHirRus1.pri.v3 scaffold_112_arrow_ctg1, whole genome shotgun sequence:
- the LOC120747619 gene encoding olfactory receptor 14I1-like, whose protein sequence is MSNSSSINHFLLLPLADTRQLQLLHFCLFLGISLAALLANGLIISAVACGHLLHTPMFFFLLNLALTDLGSILTTVPKAMHNSLWDTRNISYTGCAAQIFRAVLRIPSEQGRHKAFSTCLPH, encoded by the exons atgtccaacagcagctccatcaaccacttcctcctgctgccattggcagacacgcggcagctgcagctcctgcacttctgcctcttcctgggcatctccctggctgccctcctggccaacggcctcatcatcagcgccgtagcctgcggccacctcctgcacacgcccatgttcttcttcctgctcaacctggccctcaccgacctgggctccatcctcaccactgtccccaaagccatgcacaattccctctgggacaccaggaacatctcctacacaggatgtgctgcacag atcttcagggccgtgctgaggatcccctctgagcaggggcggcacaaagccttttccacctgcctccctcac